The sequence CTGATAGTAAGTTAGTGTGTTTTAATCTGATTAGTGTTTAAAAATCAAACCTCTTTCTGGCTTCAGAGAACAAATGGTTTAATAGCAAAATTCATGTTATGAAGTAAATAACTGCAAAAGAAGAATGACTGcgtcaaaatgtatttttattagaaaaacatatatatttatacagtttaaAAGTATTGTCAAAGTTGTAAAAGGCCGGATatgcagcaaaaaaaatgttgacagtGTACTTATTAGTTCATTgggcattatatattttttttctagtagCAACAATACTGAtgaatacatgtaaaaaaaaacaacacacacatacataaaaacaatatatatatatatataaagaagtaTATGATATTCAGAATGAGACATTTCCTTCATATTAATAATCTTGTAAAATTATTACCCAAGACTTTGCTTGTTTTACAGACTCTATACAAAAAATTACAGAATTACATGTTGCAAAATGTCATCCCtccattttaaactttatttatgtcTTCTCTCTAATGTGATAAAAGTGTCACACAAAGAGCTGATCTTCCACATGAGTAAACGTCCATTTTATAGTGGATCTAGACTTGTTTTCAGAAACCAGCGCTAATAGAAAGACAtcaaacgttaaaaaaaaaagtttaagaatcGTTTCCTCTTTCAGAAAGGAAGGTTTTCTTTTGAGCCTGACCTTAATCTTCACCTGCGTCAGATCCAGTTGGCAAGCCAAGCATGTTGTTAAGACTCAGAGAAATTTTATCTTGCTCACTTGTGGAGTTTATTTTAAACGTTCCTCTATTCGCTTTGCTCGGACTGTCTGGAACTGAGGATGTCTCGGCTTCGCTGCCTTCGGTCAGGTCACTGATCGAGCGTGCGGCAGACAGTTTTAGTCTTTCCAAGATGTTCACTGTCTGTGTCTGGCCATTCTCATCAGAAGACCCAGGGGACGCTTTCACCTCCGCCTTCAGCTGAGGGAGAGCCTGTGCCACTGATTTAGTTGGATCTCTGCTCAAATCAATCGCCCCACCAATGTCCTGGATGAGGTTTTCCAGGTTGCTGCTGGGCAGAAAGTGCGTCTTGAACATTGGTACACCTGACGGAAGGGTCACTTCTGCCTCTTTAGCATCAACTGTGGCATCTGGAAGATCTAATGATCCCTTCAATCCCTCTTTCGACTTCCGACTGAAGGGCCATTTGAATTTACTCTTTGGAGCATCGACCGAAACATTGGCATCTGGAGAGCCTACATCAACCTCAGCTTTGGGCAAGCTCAGATCAACATTAGGTGTCTCAACTTTGGGGGAAGACATCTTTAGATCAGGTCCTTCAACGTTAGCAGCAATGTCGCCATCAGGAGATTTTATTTTTGAGCCAGAAAGACGGAAGTTTTTAAATGTTGGAAATTTAAACTTTCCTTTTGGAGCCTTTACATCAACTGCTGGAGCATTCAAGTCAACCTCAGGGCCTTTAAGATCAGCTGTAGGTGCATTTAAATTGACCTCAGGAGCTTTAACATCTGCATCTACCCTTGGGGCTGAGACATTGACACTTTTTAAATCTGCATTTATTGAAGCTTCTGGTGCGTTTACACTTGGGGTCGATACAGTAGCTTTGGGTTTTTTGATGGTAAGGACTTTGAACTTTGGGTTCTTGACCTGAACATCCGGGACATCAACTTCAGCTTTGGGTAACTTTACGTCAACATCTGGGACACTGACCTCAGCTTTGGGTAGACTTAGATCAACATCTGGTGTATTTATTTCTCCTTGAATCTTAGGGACAGAAACATCCAAACCTGCTTTAGCATCCAGATTAGGCTCCTGTACCTTTGGCCCAGTGAGATTAAATTTGGGAAATTTCAAATGTGGCATCTTTAATTTCCCAGATGGAACTTCAACCTCAGGGACATTCAGATCTACGTCAGGGCCCTCAATGTTTCCTTTTGGCAGGCTAAGCTCTGCATTCGGGGCAGAGAGGTTGAGATCTGGTGTTTTTGCAGCAATGTTAACCTGTGGAGCATTTAGATCAGCTTTAGGTAAATCTAAATCTACAGCTGGAGCAGCAACATAGCCCTCAATTTTGGGAACAGAGAGATCCATTTCAGGCGCTTTTATGTTGAGATTAGGTCCTCGGATATCCGCTGAGGGTAAGTTCACATCAACATCTGGTGCATTTAGGTCTGCACCAACATCCACTTTGGGGCCCTTGACCTTTGGCCCAGCGAGATTAATTTTGGGAAATTTCAAATGTGGTGTCTTTAATTTTGCAGAAGGAACATCAACATCAGGGACGTTTAGATCTACATCAGGGACCTCAATGCTTCCTTTTGGCAAGCTTAGGTCCACATCTGGTGCAGAGAGTTTCAGATCTGGAGTATTTGCCTCAAGGTTAAGACCTGGAGCTTTCAGGTCAGCTTTGGCTAAATCCACATCTACAGCTGGAGCAGATATGGAACCTTTCATATCAGGAGTGGAGACATTAAGGTCAGGTGCTTTTAGGTCTAGATCAGGCCCTTTTAGCTCTGCTGATGGCAAGTTTACATTTGCATCTGGTGTTTGTAGATTCCCAGAAACTTTTGGTCCTTTCACCCTTGGCGCAGAGAGACCAAACTTGGGCATCTTAATATGAGGAAGCTTGAATTTTCCAGATGGAGCTTCAACATTAGGAGTTTTCAGGTCAGCACTTGGGAGGTCTACATTAACTGTGGGTGCACTGACATCTCCTTCAATTTTAGGTGCAGAGAGGTTTAGTTCTGGCGTTTGTGCGTTTAGTTCAGGTCCTTTAAGATCTGCAGTGGGTAGCTTCAGTGAGGGTCCGCCGAGTTCCCCCTCAACTTTTGGAATATTTGGGACTGAGACATCAATATTAGGGGCATCAAGGTTACCATCAAGATCTACATTTGGCCCCTTCACCTTTCCCTTAGGGAAATTTATCTTGGGCATCTTCAGTTTGCCTGATGGGCCCTTCAGGTCTGCATCTGGAGCTTTGATATTTAGGTCTGGTGCAGAGAGATCACCTTCTACTTTTGGTCCGGAGAGGTTAAAATTGGGTGCCTTGACATCTAGACCTGGCCCATCAAGTTCAGCATTGGGTAAGGCGAGTTCTCCCTCAACTTTCGGAATATCTGGGACTGAGACATCAATATTTGGGGCACCAAGGTTACCATCAAGATCTACATTTGGCCCCTTCACCTTCGCCTTTGGGAAATTTATTTTGGGCATCTTCAGTTTGCCTGACGGGCCCTTGATGTCTGCATCTGGAGCTTTGACATTTAGGTCTGGAACAGAGAGATCACCTTCTACTTTTGGTGCAGAGAGGTTAAGATTGGGTGCCTTGACATCTAGACCTGGCCCATCAAGTTCAGCTTTGGGCAGGTTCACGTTCACATCAGGGGCTGAGACATTTACCCCTGGTGTCTTTAGGTCTGCATCAATGTTGGGTCCCTCCACCTTTGGTCTACTTAGGTTCATCTTTGGTAGCTTCAGAGTGGGAAACTTGGGTTTTCCAGTGTTAACATTTACTTTGGGAGTTTCCAACTCTGCCTTGGGAAGGGACACATCTACATCTGGAACGTTGACATCAACTTTTGGTGCATTGATATCTGCATTCACATTCGGGGCAGACAGACTTAGATCTGGAgtctgcacatctgtgtcaatgTCCACTGATGGCCCTTTCACTTTTCCTTTTGGCTTCTTGAATTTGGGCCATTTAATTTTACCAGAGGGAGCATCAATGTCAAGATTTGGTGTGTTAATATCTGCTTCAGGGCTGCTGAGCTCAGCATTAGGCAAATCCATTTTAACACCAGGAGCCTTGATGTCAGCTTTGAGATCTGGTACAGACAGTTCAGCTTCTGGTGTCTTCATCTCTGCATCGACATTTGGAGCTTTTACTTTCGGCTTGCCGAGATTCCATTTGGGCTTTTGCAGTTTGAATTTTCCAGAGGGAGCCTCAACATCAACATCAGGTACTTCTGCCTTCAGATTTGGTCCTTTTACTTCTGCTTTGGGCAAGTTCACATCAACCTGAGGTGCTTTGAGATCCACATCTGCCTTTGGGACTGACACACTCATGTCTGGAGATTTCAGCTCTGGAGTATTTACTGCCACACCCCCATCAAGCTTCGCTTTTTCAGCAGGTAGACCAAAGTTTGGCATCTTAAACCTAGGAGCCTTAAACTTCACGTCTGGGTTCTTTACATCTGCAGAGAAGTCTGGAGAGCTCAGAGTTGGAGTAGAGACCTTAGCATTGGGCATTTTGATGTTGCCATCTAGATTGGGACCCTGAAGTTGAGGTGCAGACACATCAACAGTTGGCAATGTGAATTTCCCACTCTCTCCTACAGTCAGATCAGGTGCAGAGCCCTTTAAAGTCATCTGTGGGACTTCTCCATTAACTGACGGGACTGTGAGGTCACCTTTTATATTTGGGGAATTTAACTTTCCATTCAGCCCACGGACTtcaactgctggtgcttgaagtTTTGGGGTTTCACCCTTCAGGAGTACATCACCAAGACTCTAAGGGGAAGAAATTACAGAGAGTAGACAATCATTTTTCAGTGTACCTTCAAGGGCATTTACAGCATTACCGGATTTTGAGTATATTTATTTAGTATGTTTCTGTAGGGGACGGTAAGTCTTTTAAAACAATTTCCATTTGGAAATGCTGCCACAGCTTTGCTTATGTAAAGGTGTTGCTTACCAATCCAGCATTTAGACCTCCTTTGGTCTTTACTTCAAGGTTTTGATCATAAGGCTGAATGATCTCCAGCAATTTCAGCTTGTCTTCTTTTGCAAGGTGGTCCAAGTGAATTGTGGCAGCTACAATCTGATCTGCATCTAGAGAATAGAAATGAATGCTCAGTGAAACTAGCACGCTATAATAAACCGTGTGAGAACAGGATGAGGTCAAAACATGATAGTTACCCCCTTTCAGATTAAACAAGGGACCTTTAAATCCAACATCAAGCCCAGCTTCATTCCCGTTGTTCTCCAAGACTTTTCCGTCTAAGGAGACAGAACTCTCTATTTCCCCATTctgaaaaaaagcaaaagttGGGAAAAAGTCATAATCCTGATCTTTCTGCATGAACATTATATTAGATAGCTGTACACAGTCATACATATAAAGAAAATGATTCTAGTTTAAATGAATCAAATGTTAACTGTGTAAACTGCTGCTGTCTGACCCCTGTTTGTGCAGGAgtaataaatagacagacagttaATAATTAGTCTTGCAAACACATTGTTATGCCTTCCAAACTGGTTGTGTGGCTGTTACTGGTAACCTTGCTTCATTGCATTGACAACTATGCCCATACCGTAAACATGTTATGATGCATGCTGCTACGAGTTGCCATGCTTCAATAATCTTCAATGATAAAGCAATATCACATTATCATTGGTATTATTATCATGACAAATACAATCATGCTTGATAGTGTCaaataaatatacactataaTTAAGGAGAAATGGCATGTACAGTATGGTAATAAGTAGTTATAATTCTGTACCTAGTAATTACACAGTAcctattatagtaatattaaatattatatatatatatatatatatatatatatatatatatatatattgttacatattacattacataacattacattttatCCAATGAGTATCAATTTATATAGTACCTGTAATTATTTATTCAATAATcattcaaaatgtttcaattattcagtatatacagcTTTGCCATGTACACACAGTATGTACAATCATTTACCATCTACAGATTATTCAGTACCTACAATTATTTGCTATGTACTCATAATACAGACAATTATTCACTATGTACTAATTATCTACTATGTACTTATTACTCAGTTTCtacaattattcagtatctacaaatACTTGCTAGAAGctaattatttaatatctactGAATACTCGGTATCTACATTTATTCAGTATGTACTAATTATTTAGTACCtaaaattactcagtatctacaatTAATCAGTATGTACTGATTATTTAATCTCTACAAATATTTCAATATctaattatttaatatctactGATTATTTACTATGTACTAATCAGAGTATCTAATTATTTGGAATGTActgattatttagtatctacaatTATTCACTATGTACTGATTTAGTATCTACAATTATTTGTTATATAATTTAGTATctataattattcagtatctactgatTATTAAGTAGCTACAATTATTCACTATgtactaattattcagtaacttATACTCAGTATTTACTATGTACTAACTATTTCTTATATACTGATTATTCAGTATCTCCAATTATTTGGTAAGACTGAATATTCAGTGCCCacctattatttaaaatgtactaATTATGTAGCATTATTATACAGTATGCACTGTAATAAGTGTATTCAGCACACactaattatttattatctacagTTATTCAGTATTACTCAGTATTATTCAGTAAGTGCTGATTATTCAGAATgcactataaaagtaatatatgtaatttatcACTTGAAACATGTGCCCACTGAAGGTTGGAGGGGCTTTAGGGACATCATGTGTTTCAGCATGGGTATATAAATGGCATGAGTGAGTTAGGATTCAGGTGAAGCATTAACTAGTAAAGATAAGAACTGTTTCACTTACCATTGTCTCGTTATGACGTTTACTGCTGCATATCACAAAATAGGGGTCCAAAAGTGATCTGCCAACacaaagaaaagaacattttgtttttaaattttgttcTCATCATTGTGTcaagtgtgaaagtgtgaaaagTGGAGTGAATTGCTGGAGCTGATCCTAGGCATATTATGTCTAGGCCTAGGCCTGCATGTGAAACTGATGCAATAAGGACAATTTCAACTCTCACGACAAAAGCAATAGCTGAACACCTGTAGGAGCTTTAGTGTCTGATGTATAGAGTTCTGGAGAACACGACGGAAGTAAAATCAGCCACGTCACTGC is a genomic window of Astyanax mexicanus isolate ESR-SI-001 chromosome 14, AstMex3_surface, whole genome shotgun sequence containing:
- the si:ch211-125o16.4 gene encoding neuroblast differentiation-associated protein AHNAK; the encoded protein is MNGEIESSVSLDGKVLENNGNEAGLDVGFKGPLFNLKGDADQIVAATIHLDHLAKEDKLKLLEIIQPYDQNLEVKTKGGLNAGLSLGDVLLKGETPKLQAPAVEVRGLNGKLNSPNIKGDLTVPSVNGEVPQMTLKGSAPDLTVGESGKFTLPTVDVSAPQLQGPNLDGNIKMPNAKVSTPTLSSPDFSADVKNPDVKFKAPRFKMPNFGLPAEKAKLDGGVAVNTPELKSPDMSVSVPKADVDLKAPQVDVNLPKAEVKGPNLKAEVPDVDVEAPSGKFKLQKPKWNLGKPKVKAPNVDAEMKTPEAELSVPDLKADIKAPGVKMDLPNAELSSPEADINTPNLDIDAPSGKIKWPKFKKPKGKVKGPSVDIDTDVQTPDLSLSAPNVNADINAPKVDVNVPDVDVSLPKAELETPKVNVNTGKPKFPTLKLPKMNLSRPKVEGPNIDADLKTPGVNVSAPDVNVNLPKAELDGPGLDVKAPNLNLSAPKVEGDLSVPDLNVKAPDADIKGPSGKLKMPKINFPKAKVKGPNVDLDGNLGAPNIDVSVPDIPKVEGELALPNAELDGPGLDVKAPNFNLSGPKVEGDLSAPDLNIKAPDADLKGPSGKLKMPKINFPKGKVKGPNVDLDGNLDAPNIDVSVPNIPKVEGELGGPSLKLPTADLKGPELNAQTPELNLSAPKIEGDVSAPTVNVDLPSADLKTPNVEAPSGKFKLPHIKMPKFGLSAPRVKGPKVSGNLQTPDANVNLPSAELKGPDLDLKAPDLNVSTPDMKGSISAPAVDVDLAKADLKAPGLNLEANTPDLKLSAPDVDLSLPKGSIEVPDVDLNVPDVDVPSAKLKTPHLKFPKINLAGPKVKGPKVDVGADLNAPDVDVNLPSADIRGPNLNIKAPEMDLSVPKIEGYVAAPAVDLDLPKADLNAPQVNIAAKTPDLNLSAPNAELSLPKGNIEGPDVDLNVPEVEVPSGKLKMPHLKFPKFNLTGPKVQEPNLDAKAGLDVSVPKIQGEINTPDVDLSLPKAEVSVPDVDVKLPKAEVDVPDVQVKNPKFKVLTIKKPKATVSTPSVNAPEASINADLKSVNVSAPRVDADVKAPEVNLNAPTADLKGPEVDLNAPAVDVKAPKGKFKFPTFKNFRLSGSKIKSPDGDIAANVEGPDLKMSSPKVETPNVDLSLPKAEVDVGSPDANVSVDAPKSKFKWPFSRKSKEGLKGSLDLPDATVDAKEAEVTLPSGVPMFKTHFLPSSNLENLIQDIGGAIDLSRDPTKSVAQALPQLKAEVKASPGSSDENGQTQTVNILERLKLSAARSISDLTEGSEAETSSVPDSPSKANRGTFKINSTSEQDKISLSLNNMLGLPTGSDAGED